The following proteins are co-located in the Noviherbaspirillum sp. UKPF54 genome:
- a CDS encoding Sir2 family NAD-dependent protein deacetylase — protein MRTPSTAATATFGLEPAGYRQLLDQFAHAKRVVVYSGAGMSADSGLPTYRGAGEHLWTGDVLRKVATPAGFARDPAFAVDWYVHQAMRLHTAQPHAGHYALLELEPHWTVTHVTQNVDTLLERAGCSAVVHLHGRYDELKCTQCSWHATVSSPDVLFRPCPRCGGQVRPAIVWMSEMPDQLDMVEAEAAAAEADMVLVVGTPAEMYPGAAVVETAHRAGAAICVINPEWCENLHYARWQLFAGAREALPVLVRDAVARRRIEGRPIPWYLQWLPAWAK, from the coding sequence ATGAGAACTCCCAGTACGGCGGCCACCGCCACCTTCGGCCTGGAACCGGCCGGCTATCGCCAGTTGCTCGACCAGTTCGCGCATGCCAAGCGCGTCGTGGTGTACAGCGGCGCCGGCATGTCGGCCGATTCGGGGCTGCCCACCTATCGCGGCGCCGGCGAGCACCTGTGGACCGGCGACGTGCTGCGCAAGGTGGCCACGCCGGCCGGTTTCGCGCGCGACCCGGCCTTCGCGGTCGACTGGTACGTGCATCAGGCGATGCGGCTGCACACCGCGCAGCCGCATGCCGGCCACTACGCGCTGCTGGAGCTGGAACCGCACTGGACGGTGACGCACGTGACACAAAACGTGGACACCTTGCTGGAGCGTGCCGGCTGCTCGGCGGTCGTGCACCTGCACGGTCGCTACGACGAACTCAAGTGCACCCAGTGTTCCTGGCACGCTACCGTGTCCAGCCCCGATGTGCTGTTCCGGCCCTGCCCGCGTTGCGGCGGTCAGGTGCGCCCGGCCATTGTCTGGATGAGCGAAATGCCGGACCAGCTCGACATGGTCGAGGCGGAAGCGGCGGCCGCCGAGGCCGACATGGTGCTGGTGGTTGGCACGCCGGCGGAAATGTATCCCGGCGCGGCCGTGGTCGAAACCGCGCATCGCGCCGGCGCCGCCATCTGCGTCATCAACCCCGAATGGTGCGAGAACCTGCACTACGCGCGCTGGCAGCTGTTCGCCGGCGCGCGCGAGGCGCTGCCAGTGCTGGTGCGCGACGCGGTCGCGCGCCGGCGGATCGAAGGCAGGCCGATTCCCTGGTACCTGCAATGGCTGCCTGCCTGGGCGAAATAA
- a CDS encoding GMC family oxidoreductase: MHTDFDFIVIGSGFGGSVSALRLAEKGYRVAVIEQGRRWTPDNLPRSTWSLSRWMWRPALGLRGFFSMRFFRHVVVLHGNAVGGGSITYANTLLVPPDRVWREGTWAGLNDWEKIMPAHFATARRMLGVTTNRRLGPADLRLREMAQAAGVAASYYPTEVGVFFGKEGDAAGTTYADPYFDGEGPPRTSCHGCGGCMVGCRHGAKNSLDQNYLYLAEKKGAALFAETRVVDVRPLHSREDGAAGYAVETLALAGPARGQRRRLTCRGVVFAASSLGTQDLLFRLREKKSLPRISDALGQHVRTNAESIIGIRFPGSQVDLSKGIAIGSGVYVDEHTHIEATRYPAGSDTMGLLSTVMTLGRPGWTRPLTWLATLARLLLTRPLTTLRLLTPFGFARETMIFLCMQTLDGHLTMRLKRRWFWPFSRQLTTHGKKIPTFIPAANDFAVKAAQATGGVPLTSLTEILLDVPTTAHCMGGAAIGRTRAEGVCDGKNRVFGYYNMYICDGSMLGANLGVNPSLTITALTEHAMSHVPPRERQRWNATGTESGEAPARRTADDRAMEA; encoded by the coding sequence ATGCATACAGATTTTGATTTCATCGTGATCGGTTCCGGCTTCGGTGGCAGCGTGTCGGCGCTGCGCCTGGCGGAAAAGGGTTACCGCGTCGCCGTCATCGAGCAGGGGCGGCGCTGGACGCCCGACAACCTGCCCAGGAGCACCTGGTCGCTGTCGCGCTGGATGTGGCGCCCGGCACTGGGATTGCGCGGCTTTTTCAGCATGCGCTTTTTCAGGCATGTCGTTGTCCTGCACGGCAATGCCGTCGGCGGCGGCTCCATCACGTATGCCAACACGCTGCTGGTTCCGCCCGACAGGGTCTGGCGCGAAGGAACCTGGGCCGGCCTGAATGACTGGGAAAAGATCATGCCGGCCCATTTTGCGACGGCGCGGCGCATGCTCGGCGTGACCACCAACCGCCGCCTGGGGCCAGCCGACCTGCGCCTGCGGGAAATGGCGCAAGCTGCCGGCGTCGCAGCCAGTTACTACCCGACCGAAGTCGGCGTCTTTTTCGGCAAGGAAGGCGACGCGGCGGGCACCACCTACGCCGACCCGTACTTCGACGGGGAAGGGCCGCCGCGCACCTCCTGCCATGGCTGCGGCGGCTGCATGGTGGGTTGCCGCCACGGCGCGAAGAATTCGCTCGACCAGAATTACCTGTACCTGGCCGAAAAAAAGGGCGCCGCGCTGTTTGCCGAAACCAGGGTGGTCGACGTCAGGCCGCTGCACTCGAGGGAAGACGGTGCGGCCGGCTATGCGGTGGAAACGCTGGCGCTGGCCGGCCCGGCGCGCGGGCAGAGACGCCGCCTGACCTGTCGCGGCGTCGTGTTCGCCGCATCCTCGCTGGGCACGCAGGACTTGCTGTTCCGCCTGCGGGAGAAAAAGTCGCTGCCGCGCATTTCGGACGCGCTCGGCCAGCATGTGCGCACCAATGCCGAATCGATCATCGGCATCCGCTTTCCCGGCTCGCAGGTCGACCTGTCCAAAGGCATCGCCATCGGCTCGGGCGTGTATGTCGACGAGCATACGCATATCGAGGCGACGCGTTACCCGGCGGGTTCCGACACGATGGGATTGCTCAGCACCGTCATGACGCTCGGGCGTCCCGGCTGGACGCGCCCGCTCACCTGGCTGGCTACGCTGGCCAGGCTCCTGCTCACCAGGCCGCTCACCACGCTGCGCCTGTTGACGCCGTTCGGCTTCGCGCGCGAAACGATGATCTTCCTGTGCATGCAGACGCTCGACGGGCATTTGACGATGCGCCTGAAGCGGCGCTGGTTCTGGCCGTTTTCCAGGCAATTGACCACGCACGGCAAGAAGATCCCGACCTTCATCCCCGCCGCCAACGATTTCGCCGTCAAGGCCGCCCAGGCCACCGGCGGCGTGCCGCTCACATCGCTCACCGAAATCCTGCTCGATGTGCCGACCACCGCGCATTGCATGGGCGGCGCAGCGATCGGCCGCACGCGCGCTGAGGGCGTGTGCGACGGCAAGAACCGCGTGTTCGGTTACTACAACATGTACATCTGCGACGGTTCCATGCTGGGCGCGAACCTCGGCGTCAATCCCAGTCTGACCATCACCGCGCTGACCGAGCACGCGATGAGCCATGTCCCGCCGCGCGAGCGGCAGCGTTGGAACGCGACCGGAACGGAAAGCGGGGAAGCTCCGGCACGCCGTACGGCTGACGACAGGGCGATGGAGGCTTGA
- a CDS encoding bacteriohemerythrin: protein MLNSATTCTSNASSLSWTDDLLTGHERIDADHRNIFDIAHRLEAEIIAPPEHSSVGEVLVELIEYTGEHFLREEAIMRSIGFSGYDEHKREHDLLVQKVNALHRNFMDGNGDSSSEVLDFLRMWLTHHILHMDMELVRGIKAAE from the coding sequence ATGCTTAATTCAGCGACAACATGCACCAGCAATGCATCATCCCTTTCCTGGACCGACGACCTGCTGACCGGCCATGAACGGATCGACGCCGATCATCGCAACATCTTTGACATTGCCCATCGTCTGGAAGCGGAAATCATCGCTCCGCCGGAACACTCGAGCGTGGGGGAAGTCCTGGTCGAGCTGATCGAGTACACGGGCGAGCACTTCCTGCGGGAAGAGGCGATCATGCGCTCGATCGGGTTTTCCGGCTACGACGAACACAAGCGGGAACACGACCTGCTGGTGCAGAAGGTGAACGCGCTGCATCGCAACTTCATGGACGGCAACGGCGATTCGTCCAGCGAGGTGCTGGACTTTTTACGCATGTGGCTGACGCACCACATCCTGCACATGGACATGGAACTGGTGCGCGGCATCAAGGCGGCGGAATAA
- a CDS encoding EAL domain-containing protein gives MANQKRWFGNTGLAARISESGRAPRLARVFLAVGLMASAFVYWEGVHLVRQELQSQLDIRAKEARHNLERQLDAYAEALRSMQAEYRTAPLPTRERFRQSVEWLKLNDRLPAVQAVGFSARVAPPDRPAFEQALRKDHASDAQAQPPAIHPAPLSRTADAFVVNVIEPLAKNRFGLGYDHATQPRRVEAIERARDTGEWAATRRVRLFVEPGDVDGVVFYMPLYRGGIPDTQALRRDAFSGFFFLAIRVDEMLRNVFGARLLEDLDIEIRDKAGTRSGEDDQTLIFSSALARLAGSAGKADANAPLRRSFDLTFGGNTWELGLTMRPNFQTRSQYWLPPIAALSGVLLSFLAFLFMRSLNVARQASDAGMRQAYLRLESKEEQLKDIVESIDEVLWTFDTASGKVRYVSAAVERLYGHAAQSFLDDPRLWLRCVHPADRKRATRFARGLADKRRDALLCRIVRSDGAVRWMHYDAHYVASTPSKPGRVDCLGRDITEQRRMEESIRRSNRALRTIHACDVELANAPHENALLQGICEVVVREGYRMAWSGLLAEDGSVTPAGIAGAHDGYLTCIESALHAGIREGGTIGATLRTGRPTISNNLQCDPQMSMWREQALQRGFNSKLTLPLAHDGKNLGLLNVYAAEPDAFDAEEVELLAGLANAVAVALQFLRHRSGQQAAEAAFHLRQRAIEASANAIVITSATPPHYPVEYVNPAFERMTGYSAQEIVGKSLRVLHRNDKEQAGLEELRRLLRTQQEGHVTLRNYRRDGSMFWTDVHVAPVRDNSGAVTHFVGAKYDVTTTKRYEEQLEVQANRDALTMLANRNLLHDRLNQAIVCASQRRAQVWVMFVDLDRFKFVNDTLGHQAGDTLLKQVSERLLSVVRHTDTVARLGGDEFVLVLSEHADDALDPATVQRIMDVIAPPFIIDGHEFFLTCSVGIAAYPADGASAETLIKHADIAMYRAKEIGRDNFQFYTSSLNEKALERLRLESDLRNALERGEFLLHYQPQLDLYTGNVVGMEALIRWQHPELGMVSPARFIGLAEELGLIVPIGEWVIRTACRQNRAWQLAGLPPLRVAVNLSARQFAQGGLAKSIAAILAETGLPAELLDIELTESVVMTDVDFAIGILCDLKKLGVHLSVDDFGTGYSSLSYLKRFPIDVLKIDQSFVRDITLNGDGAELVRSIISLAHGLRLQVIAEGVETEEQLAYLWRHGCDQMQGYYFSKPLTADAFEHLLREGRKLLVQHKPAMAES, from the coding sequence GTGGCAAATCAAAAACGCTGGTTTGGCAACACCGGGCTCGCGGCGCGCATTTCCGAATCGGGCCGGGCGCCGCGCCTGGCGCGGGTGTTCCTGGCGGTCGGGCTGATGGCGTCGGCCTTCGTCTATTGGGAAGGCGTCCACCTTGTCAGGCAGGAGCTCCAGTCCCAGCTCGACATCCGCGCGAAAGAAGCCAGGCACAATCTGGAACGCCAGCTCGATGCCTATGCCGAAGCGCTGCGCAGCATGCAGGCCGAATACCGGACCGCGCCGCTTCCGACGCGCGAGCGGTTCCGGCAAAGCGTCGAATGGCTCAAACTGAACGACCGGCTGCCTGCGGTACAGGCGGTCGGCTTCAGCGCACGGGTTGCGCCGCCGGACAGGCCGGCGTTTGAACAGGCGCTGCGCAAGGACCATGCAAGCGACGCGCAGGCCCAGCCGCCGGCCATACATCCGGCGCCCCTGTCGCGCACTGCCGACGCGTTTGTCGTCAACGTCATCGAGCCGCTTGCCAAAAACCGTTTCGGCCTCGGCTACGACCATGCCACGCAGCCGCGCAGAGTCGAGGCGATCGAGCGCGCCCGGGATACCGGCGAATGGGCCGCCACCCGCCGTGTCCGCCTGTTCGTCGAGCCGGGCGATGTGGACGGCGTCGTGTTCTACATGCCGCTCTACCGCGGCGGCATTCCCGATACGCAGGCACTGCGCCGCGACGCATTTTCCGGTTTTTTCTTCCTGGCGATCCGGGTCGACGAAATGCTGCGCAACGTCTTCGGCGCCCGGCTGCTCGAGGATCTGGACATTGAAATCCGCGACAAGGCGGGCACGCGGTCCGGCGAGGACGACCAGACCCTGATTTTCAGCAGCGCCCTCGCCCGGCTGGCAGGCTCCGCCGGCAAGGCAGACGCGAACGCGCCCTTGCGGCGCAGCTTCGACCTGACGTTCGGCGGCAATACGTGGGAGCTCGGCCTGACCATGCGGCCCAACTTCCAGACCCGTTCGCAATACTGGCTGCCGCCGATTGCCGCGCTGTCGGGCGTGCTGCTCAGCTTTCTCGCCTTCCTGTTCATGCGTTCCCTCAACGTCGCGCGCCAGGCCTCCGATGCCGGCATGCGCCAGGCCTACCTGAGGCTGGAATCGAAGGAAGAGCAGCTCAAGGACATCGTGGAATCCATCGACGAAGTGCTGTGGACGTTCGATACGGCTTCCGGCAAGGTGCGGTATGTGAGCGCCGCGGTGGAACGGCTGTACGGGCACGCCGCGCAGTCCTTCCTCGACGACCCGCGGCTGTGGCTGCGCTGCGTGCACCCGGCGGACCGCAAGCGGGCGACCCGCTTCGCGAGAGGCTTGGCCGACAAGCGCCGCGACGCCCTGCTCTGCCGCATCGTCCGTTCCGACGGCGCCGTGCGCTGGATGCACTATGACGCGCATTACGTCGCCAGCACGCCGTCCAAGCCGGGGCGAGTGGACTGCCTAGGACGGGACATCACCGAGCAACGGCGCATGGAAGAGTCGATTCGCCGCAGCAACCGCGCGTTGCGCACCATCCATGCCTGCGATGTCGAGCTGGCCAATGCCCCGCATGAAAACGCGCTGCTGCAGGGAATATGCGAAGTGGTCGTGCGCGAGGGATACCGCATGGCCTGGTCCGGCCTGCTGGCGGAAGACGGCAGCGTTACTCCTGCCGGTATCGCTGGCGCACATGACGGCTACCTGACCTGCATCGAAAGCGCCCTGCACGCCGGCATCCGTGAAGGCGGCACCATCGGCGCAACGCTGCGCACGGGCCGCCCCACGATCAGCAACAATCTCCAGTGCGATCCGCAAATGAGCATGTGGCGGGAACAGGCTTTGCAACGCGGCTTTAATTCGAAACTGACGCTTCCGCTGGCGCATGACGGCAAAAATCTCGGCTTGCTCAACGTGTATGCGGCCGAGCCGGATGCGTTTGACGCGGAAGAAGTGGAACTGCTGGCCGGGCTGGCCAACGCGGTGGCGGTCGCGCTCCAGTTCCTGCGCCATCGCAGCGGGCAGCAGGCCGCCGAGGCCGCCTTTCATCTGCGCCAGCGCGCGATCGAAGCCAGCGCGAATGCCATCGTCATCACCAGCGCGACGCCCCCCCACTACCCGGTCGAATACGTGAACCCCGCATTCGAGCGCATGACTGGCTATTCAGCACAGGAAATCGTCGGCAAAAGCCTGCGCGTGCTGCACCGGAACGACAAGGAACAAGCAGGGCTGGAAGAACTGCGCAGGCTGCTTCGCACGCAGCAGGAAGGCCATGTGACGTTGCGGAATTATCGCCGCGACGGTTCGATGTTCTGGACCGACGTCCACGTCGCCCCGGTGCGCGACAACAGCGGCGCGGTCACCCATTTCGTGGGGGCCAAATACGACGTCACCACCACCAAGCGTTATGAGGAGCAGCTCGAGGTCCAGGCCAACCGCGACGCGCTCACCATGCTCGCCAATCGCAACCTGCTGCATGACAGGCTCAACCAGGCCATCGTCTGCGCATCGCAGAGGCGCGCGCAAGTCTGGGTGATGTTCGTCGATCTCGACCGCTTCAAGTTCGTCAACGACACGCTCGGCCACCAGGCGGGCGACACCCTGCTGAAACAAGTGTCGGAGCGTCTGCTGAGCGTCGTGCGCCATACGGACACCGTCGCCCGCCTCGGCGGCGACGAATTCGTCCTGGTGCTGTCCGAACATGCGGACGACGCGCTCGATCCGGCGACCGTGCAACGCATCATGGATGTGATCGCTCCGCCCTTTATCATCGACGGCCACGAATTCTTCCTGACGTGCAGCGTGGGGATCGCCGCCTACCCGGCCGACGGCGCGAGCGCGGAAACGCTGATCAAGCACGCCGACATCGCCATGTACCGAGCCAAGGAAATCGGACGCGACAACTTCCAGTTTTACACGTCGTCGCTGAATGAAAAGGCGCTTGAGCGGCTGCGCCTGGAAAGCGATCTGCGCAACGCGCTGGAACGCGGCGAATTCCTGCTGCATTATCAGCCGCAGCTCGATCTCTATACGGGCAACGTCGTCGGCATGGAGGCGCTGATCCGCTGGCAGCATCCGGAACTCGGCATGGTATCGCCGGCCCGCTTCATCGGGCTGGCCGAGGAGCTCGGATTGATCGTGCCGATCGGAGAATGGGTCATCCGCACCGCGTGCCGGCAGAACCGCGCGTGGCAGCTGGCCGGCCTGCCGCCGTTGCGCGTCGCCGTCAACTTGTCCGCGCGGCAGTTCGCGCAAGGCGGGCTGGCGAAATCGATCGCCGCCATCCTCGCGGAAACCGGCCTGCCTGCCGAACTGCTGGATATCGAACTGACGGAGAGCGTGGTGATGACCGATGTCGACTTCGCGATCGGCATTCTGTGCGACCTCAAGAAACTCGGTGTGCACCTGTCCGTGGACGATTTCGGCACCGGCTATTCCAGCCTGTCGTATCTGAAACGCTTCCCGATCGACGTGCTGAAAATCGACCAGTCATTCGTTCGCGATATCACGCTCAATGGTGACGGCGCCGAGCTCGTGCGTTCGATCATTTCGCTGGCGCACGGCTTGCGTCTGCAAGTCATTGCCGAAGGCGTGGAGACCGAGGAACAACTCGCCTATTTGTGGCGGCACGGCTGCGATCAGATGCAAGGGTATTACTTCAGCAAGCCGCTCACCGCCGACGCTTTCGAACATCTTCTCCGGGAGGGCAGGAAATTGCTCGTGCAGCACAAGCCCGCGATGGCCGAATCCTGA
- a CDS encoding methyl-accepting chemotaxis protein, with amino-acid sequence MHFRNMNIGTRLTIGFGIVLTLLLTLIVVGMARLSSIESSTAEMIDMEWAKAEAANTINATIRAQARRTLELFQAPDKEYREKTYAFIESNKKIIVEALGTLDRLVYSSKGKELLTAVKSERAQYVTSFTKVSQLIEDGKPDEAKKVMLDETLPLLDTLQASVHDLADLQKKLAQAAAGEIRSASASGTRMMLALGAGAVIIGIAFAFLITRSITRPIHRAVGVAKTVAAGDLTSVIDVPSTDETGQLLQALKDMNASLLAVVSEVRSGTDTVSTASAQIAAGNLDLSSRTEEQASSLEQTAASMEELTSTVRQNADSAAQANALAASASDVALKGGAIVADVVKTMDAINESSRTISDIVGVIDGIAFQTNILALNAAVEAARAGEQGRGFAVVAAEVRALAQRSAAAAKEIKTLIGNSEEKVDAGCRLVEQAGSTMDEIVVSVRRVTDILTEISAASNEQTTGIGHVNQAISQMDQVTQQNAALVEESAAAAASLEEKARSLAQAVAVFKTSGDGLHDGPAREQLAPLSNVKQISAPRPLVQQRAADSVAVSATPPTQYRRVANARVESAGEWEEF; translated from the coding sequence ATGCACTTTCGAAACATGAACATCGGAACGCGCCTGACCATCGGTTTTGGCATCGTGCTCACCCTGTTACTCACATTGATCGTGGTTGGCATGGCACGACTTTCCAGTATCGAGAGCTCCACCGCGGAAATGATCGACATGGAATGGGCGAAAGCGGAGGCAGCAAACACGATCAACGCGACCATCCGGGCGCAGGCGCGACGCACGTTGGAGTTGTTCCAGGCGCCGGACAAGGAATATCGGGAAAAGACTTACGCGTTTATCGAGTCCAACAAGAAAATCATTGTCGAGGCGCTGGGAACCCTTGACCGCCTGGTGTATTCGTCCAAGGGCAAGGAACTGCTGACGGCCGTCAAATCCGAACGCGCACAATATGTGACGTCGTTTACCAAGGTCAGCCAGCTGATCGAAGACGGCAAGCCCGACGAGGCAAAGAAGGTGATGCTCGACGAAACGCTCCCGCTCCTCGACACGCTGCAGGCATCGGTGCACGACCTCGCGGATCTGCAGAAGAAGCTGGCGCAGGCGGCCGCAGGGGAGATAAGAAGCGCATCGGCGTCTGGCACGCGGATGATGCTCGCATTAGGCGCGGGCGCCGTCATCATCGGCATCGCCTTCGCATTCCTGATCACGCGCTCCATCACGCGCCCCATCCATCGCGCCGTCGGCGTGGCGAAGACCGTTGCCGCCGGCGACCTCACCAGCGTCATCGACGTGCCGTCGACAGACGAAACCGGGCAGTTGCTGCAAGCGCTCAAAGACATGAATGCCAGCTTGCTCGCGGTGGTGAGCGAGGTGCGCAGCGGCACCGATACCGTGTCGACCGCCTCGGCACAGATTGCCGCCGGCAATCTCGACCTGTCGTCACGCACCGAGGAGCAGGCCAGCTCCCTCGAACAGACGGCCGCCTCGATGGAAGAGCTGACTTCCACCGTCAGGCAGAATGCGGACAGCGCCGCGCAGGCAAACGCGCTGGCCGCCTCCGCATCCGACGTGGCGCTCAAGGGCGGCGCGATCGTCGCCGACGTGGTGAAAACCATGGACGCGATCAACGAGTCGTCCAGGACGATCTCCGACATTGTCGGCGTCATCGACGGCATCGCCTTCCAGACCAATATCTTGGCGCTTAACGCGGCGGTGGAGGCGGCGCGCGCCGGCGAGCAGGGGCGCGGCTTCGCGGTAGTGGCCGCCGAAGTGCGCGCGCTGGCGCAGCGTTCGGCTGCAGCGGCCAAGGAAATCAAGACCCTGATCGGTAACTCGGAGGAAAAGGTCGACGCCGGCTGCCGGCTGGTCGAGCAGGCTGGCAGCACCATGGATGAAATCGTGGTAAGCGTGCGCCGGGTGACCGACATCCTGACCGAGATTAGCGCCGCAAGCAACGAGCAGACCACGGGAATCGGACACGTCAACCAAGCCATCAGCCAGATGGACCAGGTGACGCAGCAGAACGCCGCGCTCGTCGAAGAGTCGGCCGCGGCGGCGGCGTCGCTCGAGGAAAAGGCGCGCAGCCTGGCCCAGGCCGTTGCCGTGTTCAAGACCAGCGGCGACGGCTTGCACGATGGTCCCGCACGCGAGCAGCTTGCACCGCTGTCGAACGTCAAGCAGATTTCCGCGCCCCGGCCGCTCGTACAACAGCGTGCTGCGGATTCTGTCGCTGTATCGGCGACGCCACCAACGCAGTATCGCCGCGTGGCGAATGCACGTGTGGAATCCGCCGGGGAATGGGAAGAATTCTAG
- a CDS encoding bestrophin family protein — MIMRDRPSGLHLFFVIRGSILSSIWKVLLINVIVAIAVTVGHGALFNFKITLTPIPFTLIGLALAIFLGFRNGAAYDRYWEGRKLWGRLVSDSQNLARQCQSLIQHPLLAGQDVSDIRVRMIYRAIAYAHLLRQRVRDICEPGEVRGLLAEQEWRQMQQATNAPNFLMQQMGADLGQCIRDGKIDPCLAPAVDATLSSMVAAGIGCERIKNTPLPFSYTLLLHRTAYLYCFLLPFGLVDTIGFMTPLVVAIVAYTFFGLDALGDEIEEPFGLSDNDLPLDALCRTIEINLREASGDTALPPPLVPVNYRLT; from the coding sequence ATGATCATGCGGGACCGGCCATCCGGGCTTCACCTTTTTTTCGTGATACGGGGATCGATCCTGTCGAGCATCTGGAAAGTGCTGCTCATCAACGTCATCGTCGCCATCGCGGTGACCGTCGGCCATGGCGCCTTGTTCAATTTCAAAATCACCCTGACTCCCATTCCGTTTACCTTGATTGGCTTGGCGCTGGCAATCTTTCTGGGATTTCGCAATGGCGCAGCCTATGACCGCTATTGGGAAGGGAGAAAACTCTGGGGCCGGCTGGTATCCGACAGCCAGAACCTGGCGCGGCAATGCCAAAGCCTGATCCAGCATCCGCTGCTCGCCGGCCAGGATGTGAGCGATATCCGGGTCAGAATGATTTACCGTGCCATCGCATACGCGCATTTGCTGCGGCAGCGCGTACGCGATATCTGCGAGCCCGGCGAAGTGCGCGGTTTGCTTGCGGAACAAGAATGGCGGCAAATGCAGCAGGCGACGAATGCGCCGAACTTCCTCATGCAGCAGATGGGCGCGGACCTGGGGCAATGCATCAGGGACGGGAAAATCGACCCATGCCTGGCGCCGGCCGTGGATGCGACCTTGTCTTCCATGGTGGCCGCAGGGATTGGCTGCGAACGGATCAAGAACACGCCGCTTCCCTTTTCCTACACGTTGCTGCTGCACCGGACGGCCTATCTGTATTGCTTTCTCCTGCCATTCGGCCTGGTCGATACGATCGGCTTCATGACACCGCTGGTGGTGGCGATCGTCGCCTATACCTTTTTCGGCCTGGATGCGCTGGGGGACGAGATCGAAGAGCCATTCGGCCTGTCCGACAACGACCTGCCGCTTGACGCGCTCTGCCGCACCATCGAAATCAATCTCCGGGAAGCCAGCGGCGACACCGCCCTGCCGCCACCACTGGTTCCCGTCAATTACCGCCTGACGTAA